The proteins below come from a single Salinilacihabitans rarus genomic window:
- a CDS encoding class I SAM-dependent methyltransferase yields MRDPLGLLRRGLRRPLKIPRYVFGLLVPSSRWGPTWRKRGGVVRFEPGGYAASPRDRPEFAANLYYEASGLWAALAAHLDERPARSLEVGCGYGRLSPWIAAWSDEFLGVDPDEGALDRAATLYPGLAFAPGRADALPAPADAAGLVVTWTVLQHVDDTAIRAAAAEIERVLSPGGTLVCCERTGPPGDGHLHPRSVGAYDRLFAGLDLVDVRQRPAEPTWGESMPSARPPERLLVFRG; encoded by the coding sequence ATGCGCGACCCGCTGGGCCTGCTCAGACGCGGTCTCCGACGCCCGCTGAAGATCCCGCGGTACGTCTTCGGACTTCTGGTCCCCTCCTCGCGGTGGGGGCCGACGTGGCGCAAGCGCGGCGGGGTCGTCCGCTTCGAACCCGGCGGCTACGCCGCGAGTCCGCGCGACCGGCCCGAGTTCGCCGCGAACCTCTACTACGAGGCCTCCGGGCTGTGGGCGGCGCTTGCGGCCCACCTCGACGAGCGGCCGGCGCGCTCGCTCGAAGTCGGCTGCGGCTACGGGCGGCTCTCGCCGTGGATCGCGGCGTGGTCCGACGAGTTCCTCGGCGTCGACCCCGACGAGGGGGCGCTCGACCGGGCGGCGACGCTGTACCCCGGCCTCGCGTTCGCCCCGGGGCGGGCGGACGCGCTGCCGGCGCCGGCGGACGCGGCCGGGCTGGTCGTCACGTGGACGGTCCTCCAGCACGTCGACGATACGGCGATTCGCGCGGCGGCGGCCGAGATCGAGCGGGTGCTCTCCCCCGGCGGGACGCTCGTCTGCTGTGAGCGAACCGGGCCGCCGGGCGACGGCCACCTCCACCCGCGGTCGGTCGGCGCGTACGACCGGCTGTTCGCCGGCCTCGACCTCGTCGACGTCCGCCAGCGGCCCGCCGAGCCGACGTGGGGCGAGTCGATGCCGTCGGCCCGGCCGCCCGAGCGCCTGCTGGTCTTCCGGGGGTGA
- a CDS encoding LUD domain-containing protein, producing MSADVDADTDTDTDTDTDSREAKAARIRHLLATEGDAVERNTLTFNRGRYDAVADLEEYEALKTRAREIKEHAIATLPELIESTREAVEDNGGAVYLADDAADANRYVREVVADAGAETVVKSKSMTTEELDVNEALDADGVDVWETDLGEFVLQVADEAPSHIVAPAIHKSREGIAELFHERFDPDEDLETAADLTRFARAFLGERIREADVGMTGANFVTADSGSIALVTSEGNARKTVTATDVHVAVAGVEKIVPAVEDLRPFVELIGKSGTGQDITSYVSVLTPPVDSPSLDRGDDDPLSPETADEREFHLVLVDNGRTAMREDEHLKETLYCIRCSACANSCANFQSVGGHAFGGETYSGGIATGWEAGVHGYDAAAEFNDLCTGCTRCVNQCPVKIDIPWINAVVRDRLNRGDDPGRFAFVYDELVPDEEPAGLDLQKRLFGNYETLAKLASATAPLSNRLAGWGPARALLERVAGIDARRRLPEFRRETLRDWYADRGSRVSDADREVVLYPDVYTNYVAVERGQAAVRVLEALGVRVRMPAVPESGRAPLSQGMIATADAKADEVYAALADHLDAGRDVVVIEPSDLAMFRRDYERFLPDPAFERLADASYELFEYVYGLLEADADPDGLRAGDEAVAYHAHCQARTLGLDAYTTAVLERLGYDVVESDVECCGMAGSFGYKAEYYDLSLDVGDRLRAQFTSDGTRDRRVVASGASCGDQLDDLLAREPAHPATVIDPARPAGRADRR from the coding sequence ATGAGCGCCGACGTCGACGCCGACACCGACACCGACACCGACACCGACACCGACTCCCGCGAGGCGAAGGCCGCCCGCATCCGCCACCTGCTGGCGACCGAGGGCGACGCCGTCGAGCGTAACACCCTGACGTTCAACCGGGGGCGATACGACGCGGTGGCCGACCTCGAGGAGTACGAGGCGCTCAAGACGCGCGCCCGGGAGATCAAAGAGCACGCCATCGCGACCCTCCCGGAGTTGATCGAGTCGACGAGGGAGGCCGTCGAGGACAACGGCGGGGCGGTCTACCTCGCGGACGACGCCGCGGACGCCAACCGCTACGTCCGGGAGGTCGTCGCCGACGCGGGCGCCGAGACGGTCGTGAAGTCGAAGTCGATGACGACCGAGGAACTCGACGTCAACGAGGCGCTCGACGCCGACGGCGTCGACGTCTGGGAGACCGACCTCGGCGAGTTCGTCCTGCAGGTCGCCGACGAGGCCCCCTCGCACATCGTCGCCCCCGCCATCCACAAGTCCCGCGAGGGGATCGCAGAGCTGTTTCACGAGCGGTTCGACCCCGACGAGGACCTCGAAACCGCCGCGGACCTGACGCGGTTCGCCCGGGCGTTCCTCGGCGAGCGCATCCGCGAGGCGGACGTCGGGATGACCGGCGCGAACTTCGTCACCGCCGACTCGGGGTCGATCGCGCTCGTCACGAGCGAGGGCAACGCCCGCAAGACGGTGACGGCGACCGACGTCCACGTCGCCGTCGCCGGCGTCGAGAAGATCGTGCCGGCCGTCGAGGACCTCCGGCCGTTCGTCGAACTGATCGGCAAGTCGGGGACGGGTCAGGACATCACGTCGTACGTCTCGGTGCTGACGCCGCCGGTCGACTCGCCGTCGCTCGACCGCGGCGACGACGACCCCCTCTCGCCGGAGACCGCCGACGAACGCGAGTTCCACCTCGTGCTGGTCGACAACGGCCGCACGGCCATGCGCGAGGACGAACACCTGAAGGAGACGCTGTACTGCATCCGGTGTTCGGCCTGTGCGAACTCGTGTGCGAACTTCCAGTCGGTCGGCGGCCACGCCTTCGGCGGCGAGACCTACTCGGGCGGGATCGCCACCGGCTGGGAGGCCGGCGTCCACGGCTACGACGCCGCGGCCGAGTTCAACGACCTCTGTACGGGCTGTACGCGCTGCGTGAACCAGTGTCCCGTGAAGATCGACATCCCGTGGATCAACGCGGTCGTCCGCGACCGGCTGAACCGGGGCGACGACCCCGGGCGGTTCGCGTTCGTCTACGACGAACTGGTCCCCGACGAGGAGCCCGCGGGTCTCGACCTGCAAAAGCGGCTGTTCGGCAACTACGAGACCCTCGCCAAACTGGCGAGCGCCACGGCCCCGCTCTCGAACCGGCTGGCCGGCTGGGGACCGGCCCGCGCGCTCCTCGAACGCGTCGCCGGGATCGACGCCCGCCGGCGGCTACCCGAGTTCAGGCGGGAGACGCTGCGGGACTGGTACGCCGACCGCGGCTCCCGGGTCTCCGACGCCGACCGCGAGGTCGTCCTCTACCCCGACGTCTACACGAACTACGTCGCCGTCGAGCGCGGGCAGGCCGCCGTCCGCGTCCTCGAAGCCCTCGGCGTCCGCGTCCGGATGCCGGCGGTCCCCGAGAGCGGCCGCGCGCCGCTCTCGCAGGGGATGATCGCGACTGCCGACGCGAAAGCGGACGAGGTGTACGCCGCGCTCGCCGACCACCTCGACGCGGGCCGGGACGTGGTCGTGATCGAACCCTCCGACCTCGCGATGTTCCGGCGCGACTACGAGCGGTTCCTCCCCGACCCCGCGTTCGAGCGCCTCGCCGACGCCAGCTACGAACTGTTCGAGTACGTCTACGGCCTGCTGGAAGCGGACGCGGACCCCGACGGCCTGCGTGCCGGCGACGAGGCCGTCGCCTACCACGCCCACTGTCAGGCGCGGACGCTCGGCCTCGATGCCTACACGACGGCCGTCCTCGAACGGCTGGGCTACGACGTGGTCGAGAGCGACGTCGAGTGCTGCGGGATGGCCGGGAGCTTCGGCTACAAGGCGGAGTACTACGACCTGAGTCTGGACGTCGGCGACCGTCTCCGGGCGCAGTTCACGAGCGACGGGACCCGCGACCGGCGGGTCGTCGCCAGCGGCGCCTCCTGTGGCGACCAGCTCGACGACCTGCTGGCACGCGAGCCGGCGCACCCGGCGACGGTGATCGACCCCGCCCGCCCGGCCGGACGCGCCGACCGGCGGTGA
- a CDS encoding LUD domain-containing protein, with amino-acid sequence METDVTETFEASLRRLDVAVERTDAAGAEAVLADRVEAPVVGVPLPFDGVSLPEGVETAPTPAQLEAATTAITAVDFAVADYGSVAIRASPAGEEPTSLYADVHVAVVAASDVLPDMGAAFDRLGEAVRDGDADTVLATGPSATADMGALVTGAHGPKAVRAVVIEDR; translated from the coding sequence ATGGAGACCGACGTCACGGAGACCTTCGAAGCGTCCCTGCGTCGACTCGACGTGGCGGTCGAGCGGACGGACGCCGCCGGCGCGGAGGCCGTCCTCGCCGACCGCGTCGAGGCCCCCGTCGTCGGCGTTCCCCTCCCGTTCGACGGCGTCTCGCTCCCCGAGGGCGTCGAGACGGCGCCGACGCCGGCGCAACTGGAGGCGGCGACGACCGCGATCACGGCCGTCGACTTCGCGGTCGCCGACTACGGCTCGGTCGCGATCCGGGCCTCGCCGGCCGGCGAGGAGCCGACCAGCCTCTACGCCGACGTCCACGTGGCGGTCGTCGCCGCGAGCGACGTCCTCCCGGACATGGGGGCGGCGTTCGACCGCCTCGGCGAGGCCGTCCGGGACGGGGACGCGGATACGGTGCTCGCGACCGGCCCGAGCGCGACGGCGGACATGGGCGCGCTCGTGACGGGTGCCCACGGACCGAAGGCGGTTCGCGCGGTGGTGATCGAGGACCGATGA
- a CDS encoding L-lactate permease, producing the protein MASPLELVAAAFPLLVVGALLVGLLWPATRAMPLAWIAALVVGYAVWGNSVDYLVGASLVGAITALEILWIVFGALVLLYTLMQAGAFDRINRGFAAVSDDRRVQVVLLAFFLATFIEGAAGFGTPAAVVAPLLLALGFPALAAVIAALIGHIIAVTYGAVGTPIIVGIETPLRAYEDAIVADGGMTVAEYAAEVAAWAATYHTLVGFAMPLFAVGMVVYFFGEERSIEPALEVAPLCLFAGVAFAVPYWASAWFVTPEFPSLIGSMVGGAVTVAALRAGYFVPDDEWEFPPREEWPAHWLGTIEPGSPSEIDAPGVGGAGGDAPAADGGTPSTSVSAAGEMSLLRAWSPYVFLVLLLVVTRVSDTISEFLTEGVIVPIETGVGEFVVGVVLAWNGILGYENLEAGIGWLNVPGFWLILSALVAIPLFGMSRRQVRDAWYEAGEKIVSPFIALVFVIAMVQVMINAGSYPGAAIEESMIELLAVATADATGAAYPTIAALIGALGAAMTGSNTVSNITFSGFQFTAARELGLSTQLIVGAQAVGGAMGNLVAIHNVVAALATVGLVGQEGRVIRLNLIPLAYYAAFVGFWVLLFVYALVPGAF; encoded by the coding sequence ATGGCTAGCCCGCTCGAACTCGTCGCGGCGGCGTTCCCGCTCCTGGTCGTCGGGGCGTTGCTCGTCGGCCTCCTGTGGCCGGCGACGCGCGCGATGCCGCTCGCCTGGATCGCCGCGCTGGTCGTGGGCTATGCGGTGTGGGGGAACTCGGTGGATTACCTCGTCGGCGCCTCGCTCGTCGGCGCCATCACCGCCTTGGAGATCCTCTGGATCGTCTTCGGCGCGCTCGTGCTGCTGTACACGCTGATGCAGGCGGGCGCGTTCGACCGGATCAACCGGGGTTTCGCCGCCGTCTCCGACGATCGGCGGGTACAGGTCGTGTTGCTGGCGTTCTTCCTCGCGACGTTCATCGAGGGGGCGGCGGGCTTTGGCACGCCCGCCGCGGTCGTCGCGCCGCTGTTGCTGGCGCTTGGCTTCCCGGCGCTTGCGGCGGTGATCGCGGCGCTGATCGGCCACATCATCGCCGTCACCTACGGCGCCGTCGGGACGCCGATCATCGTCGGCATCGAGACGCCGCTGCGCGCCTACGAGGACGCCATCGTCGCCGACGGCGGGATGACCGTAGCGGAGTACGCGGCCGAGGTCGCCGCCTGGGCCGCGACCTATCACACGCTCGTCGGCTTCGCGATGCCGCTGTTCGCCGTCGGCATGGTCGTCTACTTCTTCGGGGAGGAGCGCTCGATCGAGCCCGCCCTGGAGGTGGCGCCGCTTTGCCTGTTCGCCGGGGTCGCGTTCGCGGTCCCGTACTGGGCGTCGGCGTGGTTCGTCACGCCGGAGTTCCCCAGCCTGATCGGCTCGATGGTCGGCGGCGCGGTCACGGTGGCCGCGCTGCGCGCGGGCTACTTCGTCCCCGACGACGAGTGGGAGTTCCCGCCCCGGGAGGAGTGGCCCGCCCACTGGCTCGGCACGATCGAACCGGGCAGCCCCAGCGAGATCGACGCGCCCGGCGTCGGCGGCGCTGGCGGCGACGCGCCGGCCGCTGACGGCGGCACGCCGTCGACGTCGGTCTCGGCCGCGGGCGAGATGTCGCTGCTCCGGGCGTGGTCGCCGTACGTGTTCCTCGTCCTCTTGCTCGTCGTCACCCGCGTCTCCGATACGATCAGCGAGTTCCTCACCGAGGGCGTGATCGTGCCGATCGAGACCGGCGTCGGCGAGTTCGTCGTCGGCGTCGTCCTCGCCTGGAACGGCATCCTCGGGTACGAGAACCTCGAAGCGGGCATCGGGTGGCTCAACGTGCCCGGCTTCTGGCTGATACTGAGCGCGCTCGTCGCCATCCCGCTGTTCGGGATGAGCCGCCGACAGGTGCGGGACGCGTGGTACGAAGCCGGCGAGAAGATCGTCTCGCCGTTTATCGCGCTGGTGTTCGTCATCGCGATGGTGCAGGTGATGATCAACGCCGGCTCCTACCCGGGGGCGGCGATCGAGGAGAGCATGATCGAACTCCTCGCGGTCGCGACCGCCGACGCGACCGGTGCCGCGTACCCGACGATCGCCGCGCTGATCGGCGCGCTCGGGGCCGCGATGACCGGTTCGAACACCGTCTCGAACATCACGTTCAGCGGCTTCCAGTTCACCGCGGCCCGGGAACTCGGCCTGTCGACGCAGCTCATCGTCGGCGCGCAGGCCGTCGGCGGCGCCATGGGCAACCTCGTGGCGATCCACAACGTCGTCGCCGCGCTGGCGACCGTCGGCCTCGTCGGTCAGGAGGGCCGGGTCATCCGGTTGAACCTCATCCCGCTGGCCTACTACGCCGCGTTCGTCGGCTTCTGGGTCCTGCTGTTCGTCTACGCGCTCGTGCCGGGCGCGTTCTGA